ACTAGTTAGAAATGAAACGAGAGCATTTTTATGCAAATGAACTTCCTAGTCTAGCCTAAACTAACAATTTTAAATCAAAATGATCATCACCTGGAATATGGGAGCGTCTGCGTCTTTATTTACAGCAACGATGACTTTAGAGTCTCTCATGCCTGCCAAATGTTGGATGGCTCCAGAAACCCCAAATGCCATGTACAACTCTGGAGCCACGATTTTTCCAGTTTGACCAACCTGAAATGTTACCGCAGAAACTAACAGCCTAAGATGATAATATCAGAGGCAAGAATATCTTGGTAGTTCCATCGCATTATACGAGAGACATATACAAGAGTCTTACAGTTTTAAGCTAGAGAGAACTGTTAGACGTCTTACCTGGAGTTCATTAGGAACAAACCCTGCATCAACAGCTGCTCGAGTTGCACCAACtacagaaagaaaagaaaaaaagtgcaGAAGTTAGGTCAAATTCTACTCCGTAGTATTCACGGGGATTGTTCCCAACTGGGTTGTTAATTGCTATATCCAAATTTTTTACACTTTCTCTCTTTCCAACGAAGCAAAATATAATTAGAATGAAACTAATCAACCATTGAAGTTTATTGATGGGTATCGTTAGAGAACTACATAAACTATTAAATCATATAACCACGTTGCATCTTAAGATTCACCATATATACCTGCTCCACCAAGCTTTGCTGCAAGCTTCTCTATTAGTTGGAAGTTTTCGGCACTCTTAAGTGCTCTACCCCCTGTGATCACTACTCGCGCACTTCCTAGATCCGCACGTTCTGTATCTTGGGATGTATGATTTACATATCGAGATTTGCCAACACTATCTGTAGGTATGGAACAGAGATGATTAATTAGCTAACTTGGGTTCAAATTATTTTACAAATTTGGGAAAACATTTTTGTGAATTTAGTAGCAGACGTTCAGAAACAGACCTTCACTGAAGGTTGAGAGATCAACCTGGGAGATGGGAGCTGCTTCGGATCTGGAATCAGCTGAATTAAGCGACACAGGGAACGAAGTGGACCTAATGGTTAGCATACAAGGATTTACACCGGTGTATCGAACAGTACAAAGAGCGTTTCCAGCATAAATAGGCCTAAAAATAGAAGCAAACCATACAACACAAATCAAATAATCATTCCAAATTTTGGTTGGAGCATTTAATTTGGCAAGGTATGAACATAGATCAAATAATCATTCTAAATTTACGCTGGTTGTGATGGTCAAACAGTTGATTACACAAAAGTCAGTTAGGTCGGAGCATTTATCTGGTAAGGTATGAACACAGCAAAAGTACCTGACAAATAGTTTAGGCCCGGAAATATCAATGACATCAGTAATTGGAGAAACATCTAAAAGAGCAGCCGCACGTGGCAGAACATTCTTCCCAAAGGAACTTGAGGCAGCAATTATGTGCGAGTAACCTCCTCTCTGTTGAATCAAATGGACTAATGCAGCCCAAGGTTCAGCAAGAGGATGGGCTAGTTTATCTGAATCTGCCACAAGCACCTAcacaatgaaatgaaatgaaagaaCATTAGATAACTGCCAAACATCCAGATAAAAACCTTGCTATATAATTTAGTCGTATGTCAAAAGGAATGCACCATTGAAAAGTTTATAAAAAAACTCACTTGTGAAATTGAAGGATGACTCATTGCAGCATGTGAAACAGCTTTTTGAAGGGATTCACCTGATCCTGCCAGTAGAACTGAAATGGAATTTTCTTCCTCACTACCACCAATTGCCCTTGACGCTGCTTCTATAGCACTTAATGATGATTGTTTCATATGCCCGTTTTCATGTTCCCCTAGGACCAATGTACTTGCCTACACAGCAACCATTAGGAAAACCAAACGATAGGATGGCAGGAAGAACCAAGTAGATATTAGAACAATTTCAACAACTACACTAGTGGCTACCACTGAAGTCACAACCCAAATTGGATAGTAAACCAAGAAACAATCATATTCAAAATTAATTCACAGAAATGTTGGACTGCAATCAAAATCCATCAGCGCTCAAAGGCTTTTCACCGAAATTTCAATTTTGATCTAAAAGAGATTCTCTTTCAACTCACAATTCTACCGTAATCAAGATCAATTGAGCACTaaataattgaagaaaaataaacaattggtataaaaagaagaaaatccattaaaattcaaaagaaaatgaacCTAAAATTCAAATAAAGAAGAGAACTTACAAATCTAGAAGAAGAAACCACAGACAAGAACCGATGTTTATTGAAGGGAGATCTTCTTAGAAAGTTCATTAGTACTGTCATTCTACTGGATCACTTTGCTTTTTTAGGGTTTCGTTCCTTGTTTGATCTCAATGTTGATCGCGGGAAAGATAGAGTTTTGCCCAACTACTGCAGTAGTTATCTAACTCGGTCACTGCTGACCTGCTGAGAGAGAGTACTTATCTACTATTTGCCTAAtgttgattttcaaatgttaCATCTTGTTTCCCCGAAACCTTACTTCATACTCTTTCGCATAGTATAATGTAACGGTGAAGTCAACAGACCGTTATTTGGGTTGGCACCCAATTCGTCCCGATATGAGACGACCCTCGTCTCTTGTAGAGACCGTCCCTAACTGCTACGGCAACAACTATTTGGTGATTCAAATACCACGACTCTTTGTCCTTCTACTTATATCAACATACGAAATCCAACGATTTTAAACACACTCAATTACTATCTATACTCTATCTTCACGAAAAGTCTTCAAATTTCTTATCttcacaattttttttcaaatttcttaaatatattttttgttttcattcattTATGGATCCTAATTTGGAATATGAGGAAGCGCAATTTTTATTAGCGGAAGTATTATTGCAACAACTACAAGGATTTATGCAGCAGATGGATCACCAATATCATGATACAATTATACACATACCAAGTTGCGCGAGATCCAAAACCAGCAGATGTACTGAGAAGAAGATATACATGGAGATTTCGAGAGGAAGGTCACGAACATATGATTCGTGATTATTTTGTTACTAGAAGTGTGTACTCTGATCAAGATTTTCAATATCGCTACTGCATGCCACAACACTTGGTCATGAGGGTTATTGGAGATCTTTGTCGGGTAACCCCtaaattcaactatcaatttAATGCACGAAACATACGAGAGCATGGTCCTGAATAAAAGGTCACTGCAGTcctaaggattctaggttatgatTTTCCTGCGGATGCTTGTGATGAATACGTTCATATGGCAAAAACAACAGCATAcgataatctcaaaatgtttttcGAAACTGTAGTCAACCATTTTGGTCCACGTTAATTACGTCAACCAACGCAAGATGATGTCGACCGACTAGTAgctgaaaataaaaagagaggctttccaggaatgctaggtagccttgattgcatgcattgggTGTGGCATGGACATTTGTATGCTTGGCAAGGTCAGTATTAGGGCCACTATACAAAACCAATTGTGGTTCTGGAAGCGTTAGCTTCTTATAATTGTTGGATATGTCATTCATTTTTTGGCCTCCTGTGTTGCAACAACGACATCAATATCTTGCACAAATCACCATTGTTCGAAGAATTAATTATGGAAATGCTTCAACATCTAATTTCACCATCTAACGACATTAACTATAACATGGGGTATTTTCTGGCTGACGGAACTCATCCAGCGTGGTCAACTTCAGTTCAAGCGTACTATGAGATACCTATAAACGTGAAATTTGTCCGTGCTCAaaggttgtttaacaaaaaacAGATGGGGTGTAGGAAGGATGTGGAACATgcatttggaattttgaagagaaaGTTCCATATAATTTGTGGAACCATATCTTTCGTTTAAACCAATAGAGATGAATAGGATTATGCTCACCTGCATCATTTTTCACAATTTGTTAATCGGGGAAACTCGACGGGACAAAAGTTGGGTTCGTTATCCAGATAAGGATTTGAGGAAAGAAGTTTAACCCGTTTGAGGTGTGCCTGAAAGAGTGTATAGACTGGTAGAAGAGAGAATTCAAAACAGAGGTTTACATTTAATACTAAAGGATAATCTTATGCAGACTTGTGGGATGATTTTGGAAGAAGAAACCCTAAcatgatttatttttctttcttttaattgacggtttagttttctttcttttaatgAATATAATGTGATTTCTGTAATTTGATTGAATTTGAAATTAAGAATCAAATAGGAGGGGAAAAAACACTGGATTTGGAACTAAAACTAAGGATTAAATTGAATCTAAAACAAAGGAATACTACATCCAGAATTTAAAACTAACTAAGCCAGTGTAACGGCAGTATGGGATTCCTCATCTAAGGCGTCCTCCTCATTAGAATCAACATCAACTAGTGTTGTCGTTGTCGTGCCTTCTGTGCTTGAATTTCATCAAATGCTTCTTGCCATAATTTCAGTTGTGCCCGATTCATCTTTGTCGTGTCCATTATTATTATTCCTCTCATGTTGCATTAGAAATATTCTTTTCAACTGCTTTACGACCTTTCTTCATTTTTGAAGACATTTTCTTACGCTCAACTATTATGATAATATCatttactttcttttttttcaaaataatctTGAAGCTGACATTTTGAAGTTGATGATTGTGCAACATCTTGAGCTtactttcttagttttttttgttgctttttcACATTCACTCCCTCCCATTTATTATCCCTTCCATTAATATTCAGGTTTGAATTACCATGTACTAATCCACCGATGTTGGGGTGGGGTTTGACTATCATGTTGGGATTGACTACCATGTTGGGATCCATCGGTCTCGTAAGGGGATTCCTTTGGTACAACATATCCATCCAACAAATCGGGTTATATCGGTTCAACTTTCAAAGGTTGTGGATGCATGCTTCGTGCTTGAAACTCGAGCTTCTTATTCTTTGCCATTCCTCTCGAGTTTTCCTTTGCTGCAGATTTACCAATATACAAATTAGCTATTTACAACAAATtgataaaaaattcaaaataaattAAACAATTTGAAATGCCACTTACCACATCGACCATCAGTATCATTGCTTCCTCTTTGTCGGGTCATTTGCATCATCAAAGATACCCAACTGTTCAGGTATTTGATAATTGTACTAAAACGACTTGAGAACCCGACAACATCACAGTTTTTCGAAATCCCAATTTCCTgaaaaaattgtataaaaaatTTTCCCCAGATCATATGATGTGGTTGTTGAACACCATTGATTGGATCAAGCGTAAACGATATGCATGATCTGGAAATAGCTTTGTCTTCATCAAGACTAAACTTTGGACCGCGAACTTTTTGTGATGTATTATTTTGTGTTTCCGATGAGGTTACCattttttaaaagattttttgTAAAATTGAGGTGAAATTAATGAGGTGTTTGAGATTGAAAGATTAAGACTGGGGATTTTTAAGAGTTTGAGATCgaaagatgaagattgaagagaAATTATAAAAAATTATGGGTGTAAAAGGTGGAGAAGGTGTGGTTTTGAAGTTGAAAATTGTTGTACTTTAGGAGAGGAATTATAACTGTTTGGATGAGAGTAGCCATTACCGGCTCAATCAAGAACGTCCGCCTTAACAAAAGGTGAGTCTCGTCTTACCTTGGGCCAAGTCTCGGCTCAATGTAGGCCGACCGACCTTTTTTTAAGTGCTCGGCTCTTGTTGAGCCGACCGTCTCAAGTTGAGATCCGATGGACAAACCCTCGAATTTGAGGGTTTTCCCATCCATTTCACTTTTGCTTGTCCTTCGAACTATAGGTGTATAATGGGAAAATATGTTAGTTTTCCATGCCCACTTGAGCTCCCTTACAATTAGTAATGGTGCATTTGCTTCCTTTCAAACGGACAATCACTTACAAAATGACCAGATAGTGTCCATAAACTAAAAATAATTGGTAATGGTGCTCTTGTAACTTTCATTCTTTAAGCTTggttgaagttgaagttgaaactACTGTTATATTAATAACACACTTAACAGATAGTATTTGAAAATCTTCGTCGTTGAGCATTCAATAGAGTGtacttatttttaaaatataatttttatactaACAATAAGTTATAGGTTTGTGTATGGTTTTATACTGACATAGGTCGTCAAGGTCTATACTTTGGTACAACGACGACCAGTGAACAATCGTTAGGGACGTCACTTTAATAACATGACTACCTTGAACAGTCAGCAATTTAGAAAAATTTGTACCTTGACGACTTACTACTAGTCTGACATTTTTTGAAACTGCAAAAACGACTAAAATTTAAGAGTAACTGAAACTAAAATCAACATACGTAAAAATGTTGTCTCAAACCACAATCTAAAAGTACACAACATACTCTAAAATGTCTTAAAACACATAACAACAACCAGTAAAGCATACATATCAAAGATATAAAAATGGATCAATATTAATGTCATATTCTTTTACAACTTTATCTGGTTTTTCAGCATCATCAACTCATGACACCTTATCATCAACATCCATCTTCTTGTCAGCAACTTCTTCCAGTTTCTCCTCAGCAACTTGTTCTTCTAACTCCTGAGGTGGATATATGTAGTCACCATTTTCATTGTAATATTGGTTTACACTTAAAAGTATGATTCCCTGGGAAAAAAAACTCTCGGATTataatcctcttcttcttcctcgaatTAAATATAATTGAGGAGATTCTGGTCACTGTTCATCCAGTTTGTAAATTCTTTTGGATGACTATCCATCATGATTAAAAAATTTGCTACAGGGTCCTCTTCAGTTTTATCACAAGGGAGGTTTTGAAGGAGGAGtagcatttttctttttctttgttattttgttgGAACCTAAATGATAAAACAATACACAAGTACAAGTTATGAACACAAAAGAGAGAGTTGAACTTTTACTAGTCGTCATGTTGTAATTTAATCGAATACGCCGACCATAAATGTTACTACATAGTCGTTATGTTTAATTTTTAAATCAATGACGACTTACATCCTAAAATTTACACAGAAACAACGAAGTTTCTGTGACATTATTAGGTCTTTATGTTATAAGTAATACAAAGATGATGACCAGAATAACTATAGATGACGACCAGAATAACTATCATCGTTCATCATGTTTGGGGAATATTACCATGATGATCCGGGGTATTGTGTACTAGTCACCATTAACATTATCAAAAGTAGTCACGATCTTCATCCAGTGACCATGACGACCATCTCTAAACATCAAAGGTCGTCATAATGCTAATACAAAAACCATGATGACCTACACCTGCAAATCACCATTTTGAATAATCTAACCTAGTATAAAAATCATAGCATACAATAGAGTAATGGGATTGAGTTTAGATTATCAGTACTTACAGTCTTCTTCTTGCGGTTGATGGGTTCTTTTCAACATTTTCAGGGATTTCAACCTTGGGTTCAATGATTTCACTAATTCCAACTTTTCTCTTACCTTTTTATGTTGATTTGGAGATTTTTGGTATAAGTAGTTGCTTCCGGGTTGTTACTTGGTTGCTTCCGATCACTCATTTTTAAGGAAGACCAAAAATGATGATTTTGGGAAGGAGTAGAGAAGATGAAAGAGCTTTTTAGTTTTTAGGTTAAAATGAAGGGATAATTGGACTTTGGTACTTAGGTTTTgcccaacactaggctttggtataacatttgtccaatgttagggcttggtacctggactggacgttgacccTTGTTGACTAGGTTAAGTTTTGACTTATGTTTAGTTATTATTAAAACAAAACTAGTCAAAtaaaaccaaggtgaccaaacatgtggtacaaaaaatccagccatattatttttaataaatgaaaaccttttaattaaaaagtgacacaaaaactccaggtcaaataataatgtgcaaatttagtttttattactttaaaaaaagccaaacataccctttttaccttgtcttcttcttctctcctttcttttttctatttatgcggtcttcatctccccaccaccattaacaccagcagcaacaactatctctccatgaacaccatcgcaacacctccgtcaccaccaacaacagcacctccgtcaccaccagcagcaacaccttcgtctcctccacgaaaccttcgtctctttttcttctatttctattcagatctatcaccaacagtagctccgccaccatcaaaccaaccgatgtgtccagatccgccaccaacagaacctccgtctcctctattaacaccatcatcacctccttctcctccattaacaccatcatcaccttttTCTTCTCCGTCTAcagattttccatcaacaacaccgcctcctcttatttttgtttttcccaccagtacatcagatccgccaccaacactacttctacctcctccttttatcatctaaaaccaccaccaataccttcaaatcggccaccaacaacacctcatctacaatcaacaccagtacctgcagatccgctcccaacatcacctccgcctcctcgttcaatcctctacaatcaccaccaccaccttatgatgttttcatcaccagcaaatgatgatacatcttcaaagtcgaaatcaatattgtattgggaaatgacagatttatgatgaaaccaaaattggtttcatcaaattctgacagttttggttggtgaaaacagtaaactaatgatgaaaccaaatttggtttcatcataaacttgcctattttctgtcatgaaaccaaagattttaatgatgaaaattaagtttatgatgaaaccaaattttggtttcacctgatttttgtctagtttattcggtctgacttggaagacgacatgtttggtttcatcattgaagttatgttggtgaaatgacaatatgtggtttcgattatatgtacaatggtggttttgattatatgtgtgtatgaattgggagaatgtgtatagcagggtctggtactggtactccaggtattgatgaagaagttttgttggtagtggtggccttaactgaagttatggaagtgaTAAATAATGGATTAACTGAGTAAGGGCGGTGCTAATGCAATGAGAGTTGTAGTTGAGTTTCAGGTGTTGCATAAATGACTGGTATGGGTTACAATTAAAGAGGTGTATGTCTGCATTGTTAAAAGTGTAATGAATTGGCTGaagttgatgaaacctaattaggtttcatcgtatttttttcattttgttgaatattaatatctgtgaagccaatttttgatggtgggatacaggtggattattttttgttgaaactggttgtagttgagggggtaatggtagtggtggttgtggtgctggtggttgtggcagcgatgggggtggtgcagttgacggtggtggtaggtttcatcttattgtggattgttttttgttgaaagtagtcttagttaaggaggtaatggtagtggtggttgtggtgattatggttgtggtggcgatgggggcggtgcagttgacggtggtggaaggtttcatcttattgtgtttcattttttcttcttcttctttctcctttcttttatgatgaaaccaaaatttggtttcatcttattttggtgaaaccaatttttggtttcatcatttttctggtggtggcgcggtggtggtcggtggagccggcgaaggtggtcggtggcggcggcggcgaagGTGGTCAGTGGCGGCGGCGACGACGGGCGGTGGTgatgttgctggtggtgggttgttgttcgtggtgataatataataaaatttaaaggttgggttgatttttgtttttgttggggtgatttaaataatAGAAGGGTAATgtagacagtttatgttaaatggggtttttgtgaacattttgttttggtggagtttttgtgcatggatgtgacacctttggggttataactcgcggaccttTATTAAAAACATTATATAAAATGTAATTATTAAACCAATTTACTATCATACCCTCTAGTTATTTAATATTTACCAAATTCTCagattaaataataaaaataattttatctttCTCTTCCTTCTCCGAACATTCACcactcaccaccaccactaccacggTTCTGTCTCCACTCTCCATCTCTCCGGCACTACCACAGCGATCACCAACACAATCACGATCAAATAATTTGGGTATTATCAACAACACGACGGAATTGATATTATTAGGGTAttgataattaattttttttttttgctgagattAAATCTATTGATGGGTATTTTTTGCAAGAACAGTCGGCGAAGAACGTGAATCTGTTATGGGTTTTATGCAAGAGATCACTTGGAGAAGCGATGCGGGTATTTGATGATTTGTAACATTTTCTCTCTGTGATTTCAGATTCTTTCAATTGTAATAGATCTAAATTTTGGGATAAATTTTTGGGTTTTATCAGATTTTCTATGATGTGGGACTTACAGCAAAAATTATACTTTTAGAGTAAGATTTCAGAAAGAAATTTGCCAATTcccggatgaagatgaagatgtaccattattaggttaaaaaTTTGGTTAATTTGGGGCTGTTTTTTTTCCTGAGGTATTAAATTTGCCCAAATTTGTGGCGCTGATTTGAGATAATCGTTGAATTTGATGGTTTGCTATTAATGGGAGATTTGGGTTTTGATTGAAATGGATTTTAACACAGCAGTGGTGTTGTTGCCACTGATCAATGGAAGGTGTTGTGTTGTATCTCGGTCATAGATGGGGGAACTGCACAATTGTTGGAGAACGAGTAAATGGCAGTGATGATAACTGAGAAGGGAAGAAGACGGGTATCAACAATGGTGGATGATGGTGACTACTTGGGTCAATGGGAAGAACTCGTGTGTGGTGTTGATGAAGAGGCAGAGCTCGTGGAGAACAGAGTAGTATATAATGGTTTTGGCTCGAGTCTTGGTGAACCGATGATGATGTTGTTTCATGGTTGGAGTTTGCTAATGAAGGAAAAGAGATCGAGTCGAGTAACAGAGTCGAGAACGAATCCATCATGATAAGGAGGAGCTGGGTCATTGATGGAAGACGGTAGAGACTAGAGATGGCAAGTATCATAGTTTCCAGTAACCGATGGATCGTGGGTATACCTGTAAACTCATAATTTCACAGTACTTTTAATCATATTAAGCTATAAA
Above is a genomic segment from Papaver somniferum cultivar HN1 chromosome 10, ASM357369v1, whole genome shotgun sequence containing:
- the LOC113319531 gene encoding electron transfer flavoprotein subunit alpha, mitochondrial-like; this translates as MTVLMNFLRRSPFNKHRFLSVVSSSRFASTLVLGEHENGHMKQSSLSAIEAASRAIGGSEEENSISVLLAGSGESLQKAVSHAAMSHPSISQVLVADSDKLAHPLAEPWAALVHLIQQRGGYSHIIAASSSFGKNVLPRAAALLDVSPITDVIDISGPKLFVRPIYAGNALCTVRYTGVNPCMLTIRSTSFPVSLNSADSRSEAAPISQVDLSTFSEDSVGKSRYVNHTSQDTERADLGSARVVITGGRALKSAENFQLIEKLAAKLGGAVGATRAAVDAGFVPNELQVGQTGKIVAPELYMAFGVSGAIQHLAGMRDSKVIVAVNKDADAPIFQVADYGLVTDIFEAIPELLEKLPSKK